A genomic window from Artemia franciscana chromosome 14, ASM3288406v1, whole genome shotgun sequence includes:
- the LOC136035294 gene encoding tubulin-folding cofactor B-like isoform X1, which yields MKAIYGNIKVKMSFQVVTSDFVNVFVKSNLTSFTAEKRFAKDLTVLELKGKLELMTGASPATMTIDVQTEEGNHVCSLNDDSKLIGSYPIDDLMALFVTDKAKVASEFDDLTKVKKFELSEEEYSKKQNTLKSFLENNKLGKYNEEIAAQQREKLEKQKQDEEEKLKSIVIGSRCEVTVPGQPTRRGVIKYVGKVHFQAGDWVGVQYDEPFGKNDGSVSGKRYFDCPPKYGSFVKIANVICGDFPEEIEGLDEF from the exons ATGAAGGCAATCTATGGCAACATAAAGGT gaaaATGTCTTTTCAAGTCGTAACATCGGATTTTGTCAATGTATTTGTCAAGAGTAATTTAACATCATTTACAGCAGAAAAGAGATTTGCAAAAGATTTGACAGTGCTTGAACTTAAAGGAAAATTAGAATTGATGACTGGTGCATCACCTGCTACTATGACTATTGACGTGCAAACAGAAGAAGGCAATCATGTTTGTAGTTTAAATGATGATTCAAAGTTGATTGGGTCTTACCCTATAGATGATTTAATGGCTTTGTTTGTGACAGATAAGGCAAAGGTAGCTAGTGAATTTGATGATTTAACTAAAGTAAAGAAATTTGAGCTTTCAGAAGAAGAATATTCAAAGAAGCAAAACACACTTAAatcatttcttgaaaataataaacttgGGAAATACAATGAAGAAATTGCTGCACAACAAAGGGAAAAACTTGAAAAGCAGAAACaagatgaagaagaaaaattgaaatctaTTGTTATTGGTAGTAGATGTGAAGTCACTGTCCCGGGTCAGCCCACTAGAAGAGGTGTCATTAAATATGTAGGTAAAGTGCATTTTCAAGCAGGTGATTGGGTAGGTGTTCAATATGATGaaccttttggaaaaaatgatggCAGTGTTAGTGGAAAAAGGTATTTTGACTGTCCACCAAAATATGGAAGTTTTGTAAAAATAGCTAATGTGATTTGTGGTGATTTTCCGGAAGAGATTGAGGGTTTAGATGAATTCTGA
- the LOC136035294 gene encoding tubulin-folding cofactor B-like isoform X2, with protein sequence MSFQVVTSDFVNVFVKSNLTSFTAEKRFAKDLTVLELKGKLELMTGASPATMTIDVQTEEGNHVCSLNDDSKLIGSYPIDDLMALFVTDKAKVASEFDDLTKVKKFELSEEEYSKKQNTLKSFLENNKLGKYNEEIAAQQREKLEKQKQDEEEKLKSIVIGSRCEVTVPGQPTRRGVIKYVGKVHFQAGDWVGVQYDEPFGKNDGSVSGKRYFDCPPKYGSFVKIANVICGDFPEEIEGLDEF encoded by the coding sequence ATGTCTTTTCAAGTCGTAACATCGGATTTTGTCAATGTATTTGTCAAGAGTAATTTAACATCATTTACAGCAGAAAAGAGATTTGCAAAAGATTTGACAGTGCTTGAACTTAAAGGAAAATTAGAATTGATGACTGGTGCATCACCTGCTACTATGACTATTGACGTGCAAACAGAAGAAGGCAATCATGTTTGTAGTTTAAATGATGATTCAAAGTTGATTGGGTCTTACCCTATAGATGATTTAATGGCTTTGTTTGTGACAGATAAGGCAAAGGTAGCTAGTGAATTTGATGATTTAACTAAAGTAAAGAAATTTGAGCTTTCAGAAGAAGAATATTCAAAGAAGCAAAACACACTTAAatcatttcttgaaaataataaacttgGGAAATACAATGAAGAAATTGCTGCACAACAAAGGGAAAAACTTGAAAAGCAGAAACaagatgaagaagaaaaattgaaatctaTTGTTATTGGTAGTAGATGTGAAGTCACTGTCCCGGGTCAGCCCACTAGAAGAGGTGTCATTAAATATGTAGGTAAAGTGCATTTTCAAGCAGGTGATTGGGTAGGTGTTCAATATGATGaaccttttggaaaaaatgatggCAGTGTTAGTGGAAAAAGGTATTTTGACTGTCCACCAAAATATGGAAGTTTTGTAAAAATAGCTAATGTGATTTGTGGTGATTTTCCGGAAGAGATTGAGGGTTTAGATGAATTCTGA